A window from Peromyscus leucopus breed LL Stock chromosome 8a, UCI_PerLeu_2.1, whole genome shotgun sequence encodes these proteins:
- the Scml4 gene encoding sex comb on midleg-like protein 4 isoform X3 — protein sequence MSRYSMDASSTAFGHRGSLTHSSSQYYKRLNSGDSHLGGGPPATTGGSRTNAVPLGGPSTPGLRFPASSPKRSDVEGDRCASSPSPEVPDIRRLSSRNPSTWTVEDVVRFLKDADPQALGPHVELFRKHEIDGNALLLLRSDMIMKYLGLKLGPALKLCYHIDKLKQAKF from the exons ATGAGCCGCTACAGCATGGACGCCTCCTCCACGGCCTTCGGCCACAGAGGCTCCTTGACCCACTCCTCCTCACAGTACTACAAGAGGCTCAACTCTGGAGACAGCCACCTTGGGGGGGGCCCTCCCGCTACCACCGGCGGTTCCCGTACCAACGCTGTGCCCTTAGGAGGTCCATCGACGCCTGGACTGAGGTTCCCAGCCTCCAGCCCCAAGAGGAGTGATGTGGAAGGAGACAGATGTG CCTCCAGCCCCTCTCCAGAGGTGCCAGACATCAGGCGACTGAGCAGCAGAAACCCTTCGACCTGGACCGTGGAGGACGTGGTTCGGTTTCTGAAGGACGCTGACCCTCAGGCTCTGGGGCCTCATGTGGAGCTCTTCAGAAAGCAT GAGATTGATGGCAATGCCTTGCTGTTGCTGAGGAGTGACATGATCATGAAATACCTGGGACTGAAGCTGGGACCCGCACTGAAACTCTGCTACCACATTGACAAGCTGAAGCAAGCCAAGTTCTGA